From the Ciona intestinalis chromosome 2, KH, whole genome shotgun sequence genome, one window contains:
- the LOC100179407 gene encoding proliferation marker protein Ki-67-like isoform X2, whose product MKKSIKTATPKKPKVSIDTKLGSEKKSSSKKRRSGRKSIESKNIKSSSPEFDVNDKKANEENNAPIPVLNETASNSALSSLNSSGTLDSFNKAMIESSVTDESDKSITEEKKERRRSRRSSLKKSLPTPSIAQSPEQNENENPISKEDDQMMVLETKKAVQKSPRPNIKATTAIVPEGTPTISLSSPAPAKQNDPYDFAVSPEAAVFGKSTKNYRRRSSGSTSSKKANLLVGSPRAPTAIPLHATMEDLKRKSIPLVEDTVEVENNSSPIKKPPSWILKSNKTPSSILFQDSPVSTRKSRRVSFGPQLSPEQFLKTLPPNTPVKKGAVIPTGSEKSLLGRKSVSFCPPSTLETLEEQPAEETTPVAQRKVSRTPTPFKPAQDKKKQKSLLQHVLTATANANSVIASPQVKSLDPDSKEEEENNEKCFEEMEESPVIEEPPVPVKSPKKRRSSLRNTPIVNTHKTATNLFRRRSAGKMNKPLWSEIVRKDMKAAVISTVTSQAVVKNTKKVSKKKGTPSHHTMHHVDSPATIYIGRTKSRVQPTRTPRPPKGARPVKLDLPLNESFGGLEEIFRTPAREETSLDDEDHDLYDDLHTPEASMAVSPFSVDQSKRSSSRSMTRRSDEIKMMDSGASPDLRRVKISKCEEEEEEDSDDEISFTGIANLFKENDEESSNDEEEEQSEEMDVGDEVLSSSVDDVVKRVEEDSEGDVSSIEDSIVGEDGSLDDTVELTEEESADDNVSIKEEDTDDDKTEDAPASANSSEEGDLPRTELRSVRPKREKYGAVEENFGTKRLLKTPKQKVKSAAVSEHFGTKRLLKTPREKKTNQEVTDKLGMKRLLQTPKEKVKNEAVEENLGTKRLLKTPRAKKNEAVSDKFGTKRLLQTPKEKQKIEPVAENFGTKRLLKTPKVKQAPVLDKFGTKRIFTTPVQHAPEPAVVGKFGFTRIFKEDEVVEKKKEEYEDQGLDGLRHIVRTPKMKNPPQDGDLHLAKIMSSPEDWRQELKKDVPTSSDDVVEVTGRKTRSKKGKTVAKSEKKKVPKIVLSTPVDEEETVPVVYIKEPAVVVNMEDILDLKTSGENKKVTNKGRAKAAARVTRSRSKDLTTTDEEANSAPNDVIAPEARSEEEKETSSQIKKTRKTTSASKKATKPTRVTRARKRNVVEVDSATCVITQENEAPVEKSAKPAEQDTDNQEESSPSKAIVEDIVDVKTSQENKKVTNKAKAKPATRAMRSRRKDVTPTEDEASSVPNGIIAPETMSEEQKEPSPKIQKTTTSKKSTKTKHVTWAQCDKDETSASESEAPIEKCHVPINQDPAPEDKQISLEPAKEPSTGRSTRKRKQKVPDEPPVAKKSSRTESLTDTEQVKETKTTRNKGKPNEAKENVKTPASTTTKTRTKKTKTLPTETEKEAAPVLRRSSRKRV is encoded by the exons ATGAAGAAGAGCATTAAGACTGCAACACCCAAGAAACCAAAG GTGAGTATTGATACCAAGTTGGGTTCGGAAAAGAAAAGTTCTTCCAAGAAAAGGCGAAGTGGCAGAAAATCTATTGAAAGCAAAAAcat AAAAAGTTCTTCACCTGAGTTTGATGTAAATGACAAGAAGGCCAATGAAGAGAATAATGCTCCTATCCCTGTATTAAATGAAACTGCAAGTAATTCTGCTTTAAGTTCGTTAAACTCAAGTGGAACTCTTGACTCATTTAACAAAGCGATGATCGAGTCAAGCGTTACTGATGAAAGCGATAAATCTATAACTGAGGAGAAGAAggaaagaagaagaagcagGAGATCATCTTTGAAGAAGTCCTTGCCAACTCCCTCCATTGCTCAGTCTCCGgaacaaaatgaaaacgaaaatcCGATATCGAAAGAAGATGATCAGATGATGGTTCTCGAAACAAAGAAAGCTGTTCAGAAAAGTCCAAGGCCCAACATCAAGGCTACAACTGCCATTGTTCCAGAAGGTACTCCAACTATTTCATTGTCTTCACCAGCTCCTGCCAAGCAAAATGATCCGTATGATTTCGCAGTTTCTCCTGAAGCTGCTGTTTTTGGTAAAAGTACGAAAAATTACAGGCGTAGGTCATCAGGTAGTACAAGCAGCAAGAAAGCCAATCTTCTTGTTGGCAGTCCCCGTGCACCAACAGCCATACCTTTGCATGCAACAATGGAAGACCTAAAGCGTAAATCCATCCCATTAGTTGAAGACACAGTAGAGGTTGAGAACAACTCTTCTCCTATCAAGAAGCCACCATCTTGGATTCTCAAATCCAACAAAACTCCGTCttcaattttgtttcaagATTCTCCAGTTTCGACCAGAAAGTCCCGAAGAGTGTCGTTTGGTCCTCAACTAAGTCCAGAGCAGTTTCTGAAGACTCTTCCTCCAAACACCCCAGTGAAGAAAGGAGCGGTAATTCCCACAGGATCCGAAAAATCTCTTCTTGGAAGAAAATCTGTCTCCTTCTGCCCACCATCTACATTGGAAACATTGGAAGAGCAACCAGCAGAAGAAACAACACCCGTTGCACAGAGAAAAGTTTCAAGGACTCCAACTCCATTTAAACCAGCTCAGGATAAAAAGAAGCAAAAGTCGTTGCTACAACATGTTTTAACTGCAACAGCAAATGCTAACAG TGTAATTGCTTCACCTCAAGTTAAATCACTGGACCCTGATTCTaaagaagaggaagaaaaTAATGAGAAATG TTTTGAAGAGATGGAAGAATCGCCAGTAATTGAAGAACCTCCGGTTCCTGTTAAGAGCCCAAAG AAACGTAGAAGCTCACTGAGGAACACCCCTATAGTCAACACTCACAAAACTGCAACCAATTT ATTCCGTAGACGAAGTGCTGGTAAAATGAACAAACCACTTTGGTCGGAAATCGTTCGGAAAGATATGAAAGCTGCCGTTATCTCTACAGTTACCTCACAAGCTGTCGTT aaaaacacaaagaaaGTTTCTAAGAAGAAGGGAACCCCCTCCCATCATACCATGCACCACGTTGATTCGCCAGCTACTATTTATATCGGACGAACTAAAAGTCGTGTCCAACCAACAAGAACACCAAGACCACCCAAAGGAGCAAGGCCTGTT AAACTTGATCTTCCACTTAATGAGAGCTTTGGAGGATTGGAGGAAATCTTCCGGACTCCTGCTCGTGAGGAAACATCCTTGGATGATGAGGATCATGATCTTTATGATGATCTTCATACTCCGGAAGCAAGCATGGCTGTCTCTCCATTCTCTGTTGATCAATCCAAGCGATCTTCATCACGATCAATGACAAGAAGATCGGATGAGATAAAGATGATGGATTCAGGAGCTTCTCCGGATTTAAGGAGAGTAAAGATAAGTAAATGTgaggaggaagaagaagaagacaGTGATGATGAGATCAGCTTCACTGGGATTGCTAACCTCTTCAAAGAGAATGATGAGGAATCCTCTAATGATGAGGAAGAAGAGCAATCTGAGGAGATGGATGTTGGAGATGAAGTCTTGTCTTCTTCGGTGGATGACGTTGTGAAGCGGGTTGAAGAAGATAGCGAAGGGGATGTTTCATCTATTGAAGACTCAAttgttggggaagatgggagttTGGATGACACAGTTGAGCTCACAGAAGAGGAATCTGCGGATGATAATGTCTCTATTAAAGAAGAGGACACAGATGATGATAAAACTGAAGATGCTCCTGCTTCCGCCAACTCCAGTGAAGAGGGTGATCTTCCAAGGACAGAGTTGAGATCTGTTCGTCCGAAACGAGAAAAATATGGAGCAGTTGAAGAAAACTTTGGGACCAAGCGTTTGTTAAAAACTCCTAAGCAAAAGGTGAAGTCTGCTGCTGTTTCGGAGCATTTTGGGACGAAAAGGTTGCTTAAGACTCCGAGAGAGAAGAAAACAAACCAAGAGGTGACGGATAAACTAGGAATGAAACGCTTGCTTCAAACTCCAAAAGAAAAGGTGAAGAATGAAGCTGTGGAGGAGAATTTAGGGACCAAGCGCCTTCTTAAAACACCAAGAGCAAAGAAAAATGAAGCGGTGAGTGATAAGTTTGGAACCAAACGTTTGTTGCAAACCCCAAaggaaaaacagaaaattgagCCAGTTGCCGAGAATTTCGGGACAAAAAGGTTGCTGAAAACTCCCAAAGTAAAACAAGCTCCTGTGTTGGATAAGTTTGGGACAAAACGTATTTTTACAACGCCAGTTCAGCATGCGCCAGAACCTGCTGTGGTCGGGAAGTTCGGGTTCACCAGAATCTTTAAGGAGGATGAGGTTGTAGAGAAGAAGAAAGAGGAGTATGAAGATCAAGGTTTGGATGGTTTAAGACACATAGTGAGGACACCAAAGATGAAGAACCCGCCTCAGGATGGTGATCTTCATTTGGCTAAGATCATGTCCTCTCCAGAAGATTGGAGGCAGGAATTGAAAAAAGATGTTCCAACTTCATCTGACGATGTTGTGGAAGTAACTGGTCGTAAGACAAGATcaaaaaaagggaaaactGTGGCCAAAAGTGAGAAGAAAAAAGTTCCAAAGATTGTGTTGAGCACTCCTGTTGATGAAGAAGAAACTGTTcctgttgtttatattaaagaaCCTGCTGTGGTTGTCAATATGGAAGATATATTGGATCTAAAAACATCAggggaaaataaaaaggtaacaAACAAAGGAAGGGCAAAAGCTGCAGCTCGTGTTACACGCTCACGCAGCAAAGATCTTACTACAACTGATGAGGAGGCTAATTCTGCTCCAAATGATGTCATTGCCCCTGAAGCAAGATCTGAGGAAGAGAAAGAAACATCTTCTCAAATCAAAAAGACAAGAAAAACCACATCTGCGAGCAAAAAAGCAACCAAACCAACCCGCGTGACAAGAGCACGAAAACGTAATGTTGTAGAAGTAGATTCAGCAACTTGTGTCATCACGCAAGAAAATGAAGCTCCAGTTGAGAAGTCTGCTAAACCTGCTGAGCAGGACACAGATAACCAGGAAGAATCATCGCCATCCAAAGCCATAGTGGAAGATATAGTAGATGTAAAAACATCACAAGAAAATAAGAAGGTGACAAACAAAGCAAAAGCAAAACCTGCAACCCGTGCCATGCGCTCCCGTAGAAAGGATGTTACTCCAACTGAAGATGAGGCTTCTTCCGTTCCAAATGGTATCATTGCTCCGGAAACAATGTCCGAAGAGCAAAAAGAACCATCTCCAAAAATTCAGAAGACTACTACAAGtaaaaaatcaactaaaacaaaacatgtgACATGGGCACAATGTGATAAAGATGAAACATCAGCCAGTGAAAGTGAGGCACCAATTGAAAAGTGTCATGTACCAATAAATCAGGATCCCGCACCAGAAGATAAACAAATATCTTTAGAACCTGCTAAAGAACCTTCCACTGGTCGAAGTACAAGAAAGAGGAAGCAAAAAGTTCCTG ATGAACCACCTGTTGCAAAGAAATCTTCCAGGACAGAATCTTTAACTGACACAGAGCAAGTTAAAG aaacCAAAACTACAAGAAACAAGGGCAAACCTAATGAGGCAAAAGAAAATGTGAAAACCCCAGCTTCTACAACAACGAAAACTCGAACAAAGAAAACCAAAACTCTTCCAACAGAAACTGAAAAAG AAGCAGCTCCAGTGTTAAGGAGAAGTTCGCGTAAACGAGTTTGA
- the LOC100179407 gene encoding proliferation marker protein Ki-67-like isoform X1 yields the protein MPSYGKIIVIRRNGDDGSRFPLTSQSCLFGRNLNCDIRVQLPAVSNEHCRLNIGENGECQLYNLSENPTKVNGEILKDNTVVQHKDVFTIHDRSFRFEYPENTPFCKTPKKLPLGQIQTNVAENNSPFGALVRDMKKSIKTATPKKPKVSIDTKLGSEKKSSSKKRRSGRKSIESKNIKSSSPEFDVNDKKANEENNAPIPVLNETASNSALSSLNSSGTLDSFNKAMIESSVTDESDKSITEEKKERRRSRRSSLKKSLPTPSIAQSPEQNENENPISKEDDQMMVLETKKAVQKSPRPNIKATTAIVPEGTPTISLSSPAPAKQNDPYDFAVSPEAAVFGKSTKNYRRRSSGSTSSKKANLLVGSPRAPTAIPLHATMEDLKRKSIPLVEDTVEVENNSSPIKKPPSWILKSNKTPSSILFQDSPVSTRKSRRVSFGPQLSPEQFLKTLPPNTPVKKGAVIPTGSEKSLLGRKSVSFCPPSTLETLEEQPAEETTPVAQRKVSRTPTPFKPAQDKKKQKSLLQHVLTATANANSVIASPQVKSLDPDSKEEEENNEKCFEEMEESPVIEEPPVPVKSPKKRRSSLRNTPIVNTHKTATNLFRRRSAGKMNKPLWSEIVRKDMKAAVISTVTSQAVVKNTKKVSKKKGTPSHHTMHHVDSPATIYIGRTKSRVQPTRTPRPPKGARPVKLDLPLNESFGGLEEIFRTPAREETSLDDEDHDLYDDLHTPEASMAVSPFSVDQSKRSSSRSMTRRSDEIKMMDSGASPDLRRVKISKCEEEEEEDSDDEISFTGIANLFKENDEESSNDEEEEQSEEMDVGDEVLSSSVDDVVKRVEEDSEGDVSSIEDSIVGEDGSLDDTVELTEEESADDNVSIKEEDTDDDKTEDAPASANSSEEGDLPRTELRSVRPKREKYGAVEENFGTKRLLKTPKQKVKSAAVSEHFGTKRLLKTPREKKTNQEVTDKLGMKRLLQTPKEKVKNEAVEENLGTKRLLKTPRAKKNEAVSDKFGTKRLLQTPKEKQKIEPVAENFGTKRLLKTPKVKQAPVLDKFGTKRIFTTPVQHAPEPAVVGKFGFTRIFKEDEVVEKKKEEYEDQGLDGLRHIVRTPKMKNPPQDGDLHLAKIMSSPEDWRQELKKDVPTSSDDVVEVTGRKTRSKKGKTVAKSEKKKVPKIVLSTPVDEEETVPVVYIKEPAVVVNMEDILDLKTSGENKKVTNKGRAKAAARVTRSRSKDLTTTDEEANSAPNDVIAPEARSEEEKETSSQIKKTRKTTSASKKATKPTRVTRARKRNVVEVDSATCVITQENEAPVEKSAKPAEQDTDNQEESSPSKAIVEDIVDVKTSQENKKVTNKAKAKPATRAMRSRRKDVTPTEDEASSVPNGIIAPETMSEEQKEPSPKIQKTTTSKKSTKTKHVTWAQCDKDETSASESEAPIEKCHVPINQDPAPEDKQISLEPAKEPSTGRSTRKRKQKVPDEPPVAKKSSRTESLTDTEQVKETKTTRNKGKPNEAKENVKTPASTTTKTRTKKTKTLPTETEKEAAPVLRRSSRKRV from the exons ATGCCGTCTTATGGAAAAATTATCGTCATTCGCCGAAATGGAGACGATGGTTCGCGATTCcctttgacgtcacaatcatgtTTGTTTGGAAG GAATTTGAATTGTGACATCCGAGTGCAACTTCCTGCTGTTTCAAATGAACATTGTCGACTTAATATTGGAGAAAATGGAGAATGTCAACTGTACAACTTGAGTGAA AACCCAACCAAAGTAAATGGTGAGATATTGAAAGACAACACAGTTGTTCAACATAAGGATGTATTTACCATTCATGATCGTTCTTTCAG GTTTGAATACCCAGAAAACACACCTTTCTGCAAGACTCCCAAAAAGTTACCCCTGG GTCAAATCCAAACAAATGTGGCCGAAAATAATTCACCATTTGGAGCTTTAGTAAGGGATATGAAGAAGAGCATTAAGACTGCAACACCCAAGAAACCAAAG GTGAGTATTGATACCAAGTTGGGTTCGGAAAAGAAAAGTTCTTCCAAGAAAAGGCGAAGTGGCAGAAAATCTATTGAAAGCAAAAAcat AAAAAGTTCTTCACCTGAGTTTGATGTAAATGACAAGAAGGCCAATGAAGAGAATAATGCTCCTATCCCTGTATTAAATGAAACTGCAAGTAATTCTGCTTTAAGTTCGTTAAACTCAAGTGGAACTCTTGACTCATTTAACAAAGCGATGATCGAGTCAAGCGTTACTGATGAAAGCGATAAATCTATAACTGAGGAGAAGAAggaaagaagaagaagcagGAGATCATCTTTGAAGAAGTCCTTGCCAACTCCCTCCATTGCTCAGTCTCCGgaacaaaatgaaaacgaaaatcCGATATCGAAAGAAGATGATCAGATGATGGTTCTCGAAACAAAGAAAGCTGTTCAGAAAAGTCCAAGGCCCAACATCAAGGCTACAACTGCCATTGTTCCAGAAGGTACTCCAACTATTTCATTGTCTTCACCAGCTCCTGCCAAGCAAAATGATCCGTATGATTTCGCAGTTTCTCCTGAAGCTGCTGTTTTTGGTAAAAGTACGAAAAATTACAGGCGTAGGTCATCAGGTAGTACAAGCAGCAAGAAAGCCAATCTTCTTGTTGGCAGTCCCCGTGCACCAACAGCCATACCTTTGCATGCAACAATGGAAGACCTAAAGCGTAAATCCATCCCATTAGTTGAAGACACAGTAGAGGTTGAGAACAACTCTTCTCCTATCAAGAAGCCACCATCTTGGATTCTCAAATCCAACAAAACTCCGTCttcaattttgtttcaagATTCTCCAGTTTCGACCAGAAAGTCCCGAAGAGTGTCGTTTGGTCCTCAACTAAGTCCAGAGCAGTTTCTGAAGACTCTTCCTCCAAACACCCCAGTGAAGAAAGGAGCGGTAATTCCCACAGGATCCGAAAAATCTCTTCTTGGAAGAAAATCTGTCTCCTTCTGCCCACCATCTACATTGGAAACATTGGAAGAGCAACCAGCAGAAGAAACAACACCCGTTGCACAGAGAAAAGTTTCAAGGACTCCAACTCCATTTAAACCAGCTCAGGATAAAAAGAAGCAAAAGTCGTTGCTACAACATGTTTTAACTGCAACAGCAAATGCTAACAG TGTAATTGCTTCACCTCAAGTTAAATCACTGGACCCTGATTCTaaagaagaggaagaaaaTAATGAGAAATG TTTTGAAGAGATGGAAGAATCGCCAGTAATTGAAGAACCTCCGGTTCCTGTTAAGAGCCCAAAG AAACGTAGAAGCTCACTGAGGAACACCCCTATAGTCAACACTCACAAAACTGCAACCAATTT ATTCCGTAGACGAAGTGCTGGTAAAATGAACAAACCACTTTGGTCGGAAATCGTTCGGAAAGATATGAAAGCTGCCGTTATCTCTACAGTTACCTCACAAGCTGTCGTT aaaaacacaaagaaaGTTTCTAAGAAGAAGGGAACCCCCTCCCATCATACCATGCACCACGTTGATTCGCCAGCTACTATTTATATCGGACGAACTAAAAGTCGTGTCCAACCAACAAGAACACCAAGACCACCCAAAGGAGCAAGGCCTGTT AAACTTGATCTTCCACTTAATGAGAGCTTTGGAGGATTGGAGGAAATCTTCCGGACTCCTGCTCGTGAGGAAACATCCTTGGATGATGAGGATCATGATCTTTATGATGATCTTCATACTCCGGAAGCAAGCATGGCTGTCTCTCCATTCTCTGTTGATCAATCCAAGCGATCTTCATCACGATCAATGACAAGAAGATCGGATGAGATAAAGATGATGGATTCAGGAGCTTCTCCGGATTTAAGGAGAGTAAAGATAAGTAAATGTgaggaggaagaagaagaagacaGTGATGATGAGATCAGCTTCACTGGGATTGCTAACCTCTTCAAAGAGAATGATGAGGAATCCTCTAATGATGAGGAAGAAGAGCAATCTGAGGAGATGGATGTTGGAGATGAAGTCTTGTCTTCTTCGGTGGATGACGTTGTGAAGCGGGTTGAAGAAGATAGCGAAGGGGATGTTTCATCTATTGAAGACTCAAttgttggggaagatgggagttTGGATGACACAGTTGAGCTCACAGAAGAGGAATCTGCGGATGATAATGTCTCTATTAAAGAAGAGGACACAGATGATGATAAAACTGAAGATGCTCCTGCTTCCGCCAACTCCAGTGAAGAGGGTGATCTTCCAAGGACAGAGTTGAGATCTGTTCGTCCGAAACGAGAAAAATATGGAGCAGTTGAAGAAAACTTTGGGACCAAGCGTTTGTTAAAAACTCCTAAGCAAAAGGTGAAGTCTGCTGCTGTTTCGGAGCATTTTGGGACGAAAAGGTTGCTTAAGACTCCGAGAGAGAAGAAAACAAACCAAGAGGTGACGGATAAACTAGGAATGAAACGCTTGCTTCAAACTCCAAAAGAAAAGGTGAAGAATGAAGCTGTGGAGGAGAATTTAGGGACCAAGCGCCTTCTTAAAACACCAAGAGCAAAGAAAAATGAAGCGGTGAGTGATAAGTTTGGAACCAAACGTTTGTTGCAAACCCCAAaggaaaaacagaaaattgagCCAGTTGCCGAGAATTTCGGGACAAAAAGGTTGCTGAAAACTCCCAAAGTAAAACAAGCTCCTGTGTTGGATAAGTTTGGGACAAAACGTATTTTTACAACGCCAGTTCAGCATGCGCCAGAACCTGCTGTGGTCGGGAAGTTCGGGTTCACCAGAATCTTTAAGGAGGATGAGGTTGTAGAGAAGAAGAAAGAGGAGTATGAAGATCAAGGTTTGGATGGTTTAAGACACATAGTGAGGACACCAAAGATGAAGAACCCGCCTCAGGATGGTGATCTTCATTTGGCTAAGATCATGTCCTCTCCAGAAGATTGGAGGCAGGAATTGAAAAAAGATGTTCCAACTTCATCTGACGATGTTGTGGAAGTAACTGGTCGTAAGACAAGATcaaaaaaagggaaaactGTGGCCAAAAGTGAGAAGAAAAAAGTTCCAAAGATTGTGTTGAGCACTCCTGTTGATGAAGAAGAAACTGTTcctgttgtttatattaaagaaCCTGCTGTGGTTGTCAATATGGAAGATATATTGGATCTAAAAACATCAggggaaaataaaaaggtaacaAACAAAGGAAGGGCAAAAGCTGCAGCTCGTGTTACACGCTCACGCAGCAAAGATCTTACTACAACTGATGAGGAGGCTAATTCTGCTCCAAATGATGTCATTGCCCCTGAAGCAAGATCTGAGGAAGAGAAAGAAACATCTTCTCAAATCAAAAAGACAAGAAAAACCACATCTGCGAGCAAAAAAGCAACCAAACCAACCCGCGTGACAAGAGCACGAAAACGTAATGTTGTAGAAGTAGATTCAGCAACTTGTGTCATCACGCAAGAAAATGAAGCTCCAGTTGAGAAGTCTGCTAAACCTGCTGAGCAGGACACAGATAACCAGGAAGAATCATCGCCATCCAAAGCCATAGTGGAAGATATAGTAGATGTAAAAACATCACAAGAAAATAAGAAGGTGACAAACAAAGCAAAAGCAAAACCTGCAACCCGTGCCATGCGCTCCCGTAGAAAGGATGTTACTCCAACTGAAGATGAGGCTTCTTCCGTTCCAAATGGTATCATTGCTCCGGAAACAATGTCCGAAGAGCAAAAAGAACCATCTCCAAAAATTCAGAAGACTACTACAAGtaaaaaatcaactaaaacaaaacatgtgACATGGGCACAATGTGATAAAGATGAAACATCAGCCAGTGAAAGTGAGGCACCAATTGAAAAGTGTCATGTACCAATAAATCAGGATCCCGCACCAGAAGATAAACAAATATCTTTAGAACCTGCTAAAGAACCTTCCACTGGTCGAAGTACAAGAAAGAGGAAGCAAAAAGTTCCTG ATGAACCACCTGTTGCAAAGAAATCTTCCAGGACAGAATCTTTAACTGACACAGAGCAAGTTAAAG aaacCAAAACTACAAGAAACAAGGGCAAACCTAATGAGGCAAAAGAAAATGTGAAAACCCCAGCTTCTACAACAACGAAAACTCGAACAAAGAAAACCAAAACTCTTCCAACAGAAACTGAAAAAG AAGCAGCTCCAGTGTTAAGGAGAAGTTCGCGTAAACGAGTTTGA